In Mycobacterium sp. Aquia_216, a genomic segment contains:
- a CDS encoding acyl-CoA synthetase, with amino-acid sequence MSEWTVGAAFDAIADVIGDRVMTVCGTRRSTFAESARRTNRLANFLNANGFGAHQERDTLARWECGQDRVALLMYNDLYPDALIACLKARTVPVNVNYSYSPGEIADLLSYVRPRGIIYHRSLGARCAEVLPTDGAELLISIDDGSDVAELPGAVSLDEALAQGGSDDPAPGSPDDLIMMCTGGTTGRPKGVLWRQSDMYVASMVGADHASVDEIHAKVRGGGQAWFAVSPLMHAAGMWTAFSAIMNGFTAVLYDGRGKLDVREVWQTAERERVGMMTMVGDAYAGPLVAELQRGTYDLSSLNGIGTGGAATNPKFKHALMERLPQVTVIDGYGSSESGNMGFGHSQRGTQSETFVLREGGAVVSEDRSRFLRPGDPEIGWVARSGRIPLGYFNDAEATKRTFPEIDGKRVVIPGDRASIESDGTLRLYGRDSLVVNTGGEKVFVEEVEEALRTHPCVADALVVGRPSDRWGQEVVALVALQPGADVVEEAELATLCKSRLAHFKAPKAILFVERVERLGNGKPNYRWAKQAATEQLPATALAGVDAEGSA; translated from the coding sequence GTGAGTGAATGGACCGTCGGAGCGGCTTTCGACGCCATCGCCGACGTCATCGGTGACCGGGTGATGACGGTTTGTGGAACTCGGCGCAGCACCTTTGCCGAGTCGGCGAGACGAACCAACCGATTGGCGAACTTCTTGAACGCCAACGGTTTCGGGGCGCACCAAGAGCGGGACACGCTGGCCCGCTGGGAGTGTGGTCAGGACCGGGTCGCGCTGCTGATGTACAACGACCTGTACCCGGACGCGCTGATCGCATGTCTGAAGGCGCGCACCGTGCCGGTCAACGTTAACTACAGCTACTCGCCGGGCGAGATCGCCGATCTGCTCTCCTACGTGCGGCCCCGCGGCATCATCTATCACCGGTCGCTGGGCGCGCGCTGTGCCGAGGTGTTGCCGACCGACGGTGCCGAACTGTTGATCTCGATCGACGATGGCAGCGACGTCGCCGAGTTGCCGGGTGCGGTATCGCTGGATGAGGCGCTGGCACAAGGTGGTTCGGATGATCCGGCGCCGGGATCGCCCGACGACTTGATCATGATGTGCACCGGCGGGACCACCGGCCGTCCCAAGGGAGTGTTGTGGCGGCAAAGCGACATGTATGTGGCGTCCATGGTCGGGGCCGACCACGCCAGCGTCGACGAGATCCACGCGAAGGTGCGCGGGGGCGGGCAGGCGTGGTTCGCGGTCTCACCGCTGATGCATGCCGCCGGCATGTGGACCGCCTTCTCGGCGATCATGAACGGTTTCACCGCGGTGCTTTATGACGGCCGCGGCAAGCTTGACGTGCGTGAGGTATGGCAGACCGCCGAGCGCGAACGGGTCGGGATGATGACCATGGTCGGCGACGCCTATGCCGGTCCGCTGGTCGCCGAGTTGCAACGGGGTACCTACGATCTGTCGTCGCTGAACGGGATCGGCACCGGCGGGGCCGCAACGAATCCGAAATTCAAGCACGCGCTGATGGAAAGGCTGCCACAGGTCACCGTCATCGACGGGTACGGCTCGTCGGAATCCGGGAACATGGGGTTCGGCCACAGTCAACGGGGTACGCAGAGTGAGACTTTCGTGCTCCGCGAGGGGGGAGCGGTGGTCTCGGAGGATCGCAGCCGGTTCTTGCGGCCCGGTGATCCCGAGATCGGGTGGGTGGCCAGGAGCGGCCGGATTCCGCTGGGCTACTTCAACGATGCCGAAGCCACCAAGCGCACTTTCCCTGAGATCGACGGCAAGCGGGTAGTGATCCCGGGCGACCGGGCGAGTATCGAATCTGACGGCACCCTGCGCCTGTACGGGCGCGATTCGCTGGTGGTGAACACTGGTGGGGAAAAGGTTTTCGTCGAAGAGGTCGAGGAGGCGCTGCGCACCCACCCGTGCGTCGCCGACGCGCTGGTAGTGGGGCGGCCCAGTGACCGGTGGGGCCAGGAAGTCGTCGCCTTGGTCGCGTTGCAGCCGGGTGCGGATGTGGTCGAGGAAGCCGAGCTTGCCACCCTGTGCAAGTCGCGGCTCGCCCACTTCAAAGCGCCCAAGGCAATCCTCTTCGTCGAGCGGGTTGAGCGACTCGGCAATGGCAAGCCAAACTATCGCTGGGCGAAACAGGCTGCCACAGAACAGCTTCCGGCCACCGCGCTGGCCGGCGTCGATGCAGAAGGATCAGCGTGA
- a CDS encoding amidohydrolase family protein, which produces MNSLSYKAIDVDNHYYEPLDAFTRHLDKAFKSRGVQMVTQGKRTLAVIGGRVNHFVPNPTFDPIIVPGCLDLLFRGEIPEGVDPASLMKVERLTEHPEYQNRDARIAVMDTQDIETVFMLPTFGCGVEEALKHDIEATMASVHAFNLWLDEDWGFDRPDHRIISAPIISLADPAGALEEVDFVLARGAKLVLVRPAPVPGLVKPRSLGHPSHDPVWARLAEAGVPVGFHLSDSGYLHIAAAWGGKATFEGFGAKDPLDNVLLDDRAIHDTMASMIVHGVFTRHPKLKAVSIENGSYFVHRLVKRLKKAANTQPRDFPVDPVEQLRDNVWIAPYYEDDLPELAEVIGVDKILFGSDWPHGEGLESPVSFTEELTAFSASDIRKIMRDNALDLLGIKATVAA; this is translated from the coding sequence ATGAATAGCCTGAGCTACAAGGCGATTGACGTCGACAACCACTATTACGAACCATTGGACGCGTTTACCCGCCACCTGGACAAGGCGTTCAAGAGCCGTGGCGTACAGATGGTCACCCAGGGCAAGCGCACGCTGGCGGTGATCGGGGGCCGGGTCAACCATTTCGTTCCCAACCCGACCTTCGACCCGATCATCGTGCCGGGCTGCCTGGATCTGTTGTTCCGCGGTGAGATTCCCGAAGGCGTCGACCCGGCGTCGCTGATGAAGGTGGAACGGCTGACCGAACACCCGGAGTACCAGAACCGTGATGCACGCATCGCGGTAATGGACACCCAGGACATCGAAACAGTATTCATGCTGCCGACTTTCGGGTGTGGGGTCGAGGAGGCGCTCAAGCATGACATCGAGGCGACGATGGCATCGGTGCACGCCTTCAACCTCTGGCTCGACGAGGACTGGGGTTTCGACCGGCCCGACCACCGCATCATTTCCGCGCCGATCATCTCGCTGGCCGACCCGGCCGGGGCGCTCGAGGAGGTCGACTTCGTGTTGGCCCGGGGCGCCAAGCTGGTGCTGGTGCGTCCGGCGCCGGTGCCCGGCCTGGTCAAGCCGCGGTCGCTGGGTCATCCCAGCCACGACCCGGTCTGGGCCCGGCTGGCCGAAGCGGGAGTTCCGGTCGGATTCCACCTCAGCGACAGCGGCTACCTGCACATCGCGGCGGCGTGGGGCGGCAAGGCGACGTTCGAAGGATTCGGCGCCAAGGATCCGTTGGACAACGTGTTGCTCGACGACCGCGCCATTCACGACACGATGGCCTCGATGATCGTGCACGGCGTGTTCACCCGCCACCCGAAACTCAAGGCGGTCAGCATCGAAAACGGTTCGTACTTCGTCCACCGGCTGGTCAAGCGCCTGAAGAAGGCCGCCAACACCCAGCCCCGGGATTTCCCCGTGGACCCGGTGGAGCAGTTGCGCGACAACGTGTGGATCGCGCCCTACTACGAGGACGACCTGCCGGAGTTGGCCGAGGTGATCGGGGTGGACAAGATCTTGTTCGGCTCCGACTGGCCGCACGGCGAAGGGCTCGAGTCGCCGGTGTCGTTCACCGAGGAACTTACCGCCTTCAGCGCATCGGACATCCGAAAGATCATGCGCGACAATGCGTTGGATTTATTGGGCATCAAAGCTACCGTAGCGGCCTAG
- a CDS encoding enoyl-CoA hydratase produces the protein MPGSDGASDADDAVRYEATDSGVAILTFNRPDRLNAWGPDIAAGFYAGIDRAEQDPAIRVVVLTGRGRGFCAGAYLGAPSGAAKVGESMEKAGQTNLADLVGERPPHFVTTLRKPVIAAINGSCVGIGLTQALMCDVRFAAAGAKFGAVFARRGLIAEFGISWILPRLTGMAVALDLLLSGRTFLAEEAAELGLVKEVVAADDLMKRVLEYAEDMAAKCSPASMAVIKRQVYGDATRDVVDATSLADALLQESLPRPDVIEGITSFLEKRPPQFPSLRPTDA, from the coding sequence ATGCCCGGCAGCGACGGTGCTTCCGACGCCGACGATGCGGTGCGCTACGAGGCCACGGACAGCGGTGTCGCAATCCTGACGTTCAACCGGCCGGACCGGCTCAACGCCTGGGGTCCCGACATCGCGGCCGGGTTCTATGCCGGCATCGACCGCGCCGAGCAGGATCCCGCGATCCGGGTGGTCGTGCTGACCGGTCGGGGCCGAGGATTCTGCGCCGGCGCCTATTTGGGCGCGCCGAGCGGGGCCGCCAAGGTCGGCGAATCGATGGAGAAGGCGGGGCAGACGAACCTGGCCGACCTGGTCGGCGAACGTCCGCCTCATTTTGTGACCACGCTGCGCAAGCCCGTCATCGCGGCCATCAACGGCTCGTGCGTCGGCATCGGTCTTACCCAGGCGCTGATGTGCGATGTCCGGTTCGCCGCCGCCGGTGCGAAGTTCGGCGCGGTGTTCGCTCGTCGCGGTCTGATCGCCGAATTCGGCATCTCCTGGATTTTGCCGCGGTTGACCGGCATGGCCGTCGCTCTCGATCTATTGCTGAGCGGTCGCACGTTTCTCGCCGAGGAAGCCGCCGAGCTCGGCCTGGTCAAAGAGGTCGTTGCCGCCGACGACTTGATGAAGCGTGTTCTGGAATATGCCGAGGACATGGCCGCCAAATGTTCGCCCGCATCGATGGCGGTGATCAAGCGTCAGGTCTATGGCGACGCCACCCGCGACGTCGTGGACGCCACGTCGCTTGCCGACGCCCTGCTTCAGGAGTCTCTGCCGCGGCCGGATGTCATCGAAGGGATCACCAGCTTCCTCGAGAAGAGGCCCCCGCAGTTTCCGTCACTGCGGCCAACCGACGCTTAG
- the mbp1 gene encoding microaggregate-binding protein 1 codes for MVDIIRGVVDDVVGKAKEVVGTVAGRNDWISEGQAQQDKADALRNATKKELEADKARAEAKIHEARERAEQN; via the coding sequence ATGGTTGACATCATCAGGGGCGTCGTCGACGACGTTGTGGGCAAGGCCAAGGAAGTGGTTGGCACTGTCGCGGGGCGCAATGACTGGATCAGCGAAGGTCAGGCGCAGCAAGACAAGGCCGACGCGCTGCGCAATGCGACGAAGAAAGAGCTTGAAGCCGACAAGGCTCGTGCCGAAGCGAAAATCCACGAGGCACGCGAGCGCGCCGAGCAAAACTAG
- a CDS encoding dihydrodipicolinate synthase family protein, which translates to MATAAEARTWARGALRGIGDSLYTPFCGTDGDDIDWDAYRTLVRYCVGDLGHPMLWCTSGIAEFWSLTLDERRRLLEVAIEESRRINPDVVVQACTAAMSAKDCVDLTLHAQQAGADIAYIQTPMMEAHGGEGVLRFFKYVAARTDIALGMFNSPSSGYVLTPAESARIYHEVPAVCATKEGAFRPEASRRLHELAPGLAVWECDRTVYRAGWLRAGIVCPAQLGTAGYLFETPQRRKFSDYWDLVLNDKLLEAMDFGRESGMDQFDLDIGSWWTCYPGRSDYFTHWGGAFKYAASVLGLPIGSYPHSRPPQAELPSEAKTQIETAYRRLGLIDS; encoded by the coding sequence GTGGCGACAGCTGCTGAGGCGCGCACGTGGGCGCGCGGAGCATTGCGGGGAATCGGCGACTCGCTCTACACACCGTTCTGCGGTACCGACGGCGACGACATCGACTGGGACGCGTACCGGACGTTGGTGCGTTACTGCGTCGGTGACCTCGGCCACCCGATGTTGTGGTGTACCAGCGGAATCGCCGAGTTCTGGTCGCTGACGCTCGATGAGCGTAGACGCTTGCTCGAGGTGGCGATCGAGGAGTCGCGCCGGATCAATCCCGACGTTGTGGTGCAGGCCTGTACGGCAGCCATGTCGGCAAAGGACTGCGTGGATTTGACGCTGCACGCCCAGCAGGCGGGCGCCGATATTGCGTACATCCAAACGCCGATGATGGAGGCTCACGGCGGCGAAGGCGTGCTGCGCTTCTTCAAGTACGTGGCCGCGCGCACGGATATCGCCCTGGGGATGTTCAATTCTCCGTCTTCGGGCTATGTGTTGACCCCGGCCGAAAGCGCCAGGATTTATCACGAGGTGCCCGCGGTGTGCGCCACCAAGGAGGGTGCCTTCCGCCCAGAGGCGAGCCGGCGGCTGCATGAATTGGCGCCCGGGCTGGCGGTGTGGGAATGTGACAGGACGGTGTACCGCGCCGGGTGGTTGCGGGCAGGAATCGTCTGCCCCGCGCAACTCGGGACGGCAGGTTATCTCTTCGAAACTCCGCAGCGGCGGAAGTTCTCCGACTATTGGGACCTGGTACTCAACGACAAGCTGCTCGAGGCAATGGACTTTGGGCGTGAGTCCGGTATGGACCAATTCGATCTGGACATCGGATCGTGGTGGACCTGTTATCCCGGTCGCTCCGATTACTTCACCCATTGGGGAGGCGCATTCAAGTACGCCGCTTCGGTATTGGGTCTGCCGATCGGTTCCTATCCGCATTCGCGGCCTCCGCAAGCCGAGTTACCGTCGGAGGCTAAGACTCAAATCGAGACTGCTTATCGCCGGCTCGGACTCATCGATTCATAG
- a CDS encoding SDR family NAD(P)-dependent oxidoreductase produces the protein MDLGLANAAAVVVGGSRGMGLAAARCLAEDGARVALVGRTRVFLDNAVVDLTDRGSPDVLGFAVDIGDSAEVDRVFADVAARWDGELNVLINTVGPGAAGSFEDLTDDQWRQSVEDGVLGMVRCVRSALPLLRKADWARIVNFSAHSTQRQSVMLPAYTAAKSMLTSVSKNLSLLLAKDEILVNVVSPGSIASESLVGWADSVGVDGNDPYRLMEAIGKHFGHPAHMPRAGLPEEIGPVVAFLASRRNSYMTGANINVDGGSDFT, from the coding sequence ATGGATTTAGGCCTGGCGAATGCCGCAGCAGTCGTGGTCGGCGGTAGCCGCGGCATGGGTTTGGCGGCGGCCCGTTGTCTGGCCGAAGACGGTGCCCGGGTGGCGCTGGTCGGCCGAACCCGAGTTTTTCTCGATAACGCGGTGGTCGATCTGACCGACCGCGGTAGTCCGGATGTCCTGGGATTCGCCGTCGACATCGGTGACTCCGCAGAGGTTGACCGGGTATTCGCCGACGTTGCCGCCCGATGGGACGGCGAGCTCAACGTGCTGATCAATACGGTCGGGCCGGGAGCGGCGGGCAGCTTCGAAGATCTGACCGACGACCAGTGGCGCCAGTCCGTCGAAGATGGCGTGCTGGGAATGGTGCGCTGTGTGCGTTCAGCGCTTCCGCTGCTGCGCAAGGCGGACTGGGCGCGCATCGTCAATTTTTCGGCGCATTCGACACAGCGGCAAAGCGTCATGCTGCCCGCCTACACCGCGGCGAAGTCGATGCTGACCAGCGTCTCGAAGAACCTGTCCTTGCTGCTTGCCAAAGACGAGATTCTGGTCAACGTGGTGTCACCGGGCAGCATCGCGTCCGAGTCGCTCGTCGGCTGGGCCGACTCGGTCGGTGTCGACGGTAACGACCCCTATCGCCTGATGGAGGCCATCGGCAAGCACTTTGGGCATCCGGCGCACATGCCGCGAGCCGGTCTACCGGAAGAGATCGGGCCCGTCGTCGCGTTCCTGGCGTCGCGGCGCAACTCCTACATGACCGGCGCCAACATCAACGTCGACGGTGGTTCAGACTTCACCTGA
- a CDS encoding TetR/AcrR family transcriptional regulator: MEVPVVAKQATADKRQRRERGSINPDDIISGAFELAERVSIDNLSMPLLGKHLGVGVTSIYWYFRKKDDLLNAMTDRALSKYVFATPYVEASDWRETLRNHARSMRKTFMGNPILCDLILIRAALSPKAAKLGALEMEKAISNLVEAGLTPEDAFDTYSAVSVHVRGSVVLQRLYEKNQSSDVGPRAIEDAVAIDPEKTPLLAQVSRIGHRIGAPDETNFEYGLNCILDHASRLIDEGSKTAKSTTSRPRKATKSSAGSGRTKATADR; the protein is encoded by the coding sequence ATGGAGGTGCCCGTAGTGGCAAAGCAGGCAACCGCTGATAAGCGTCAACGACGCGAACGCGGGTCCATCAACCCCGATGACATCATCAGTGGCGCATTCGAACTCGCGGAGCGAGTCTCGATAGACAACCTCAGCATGCCGCTGCTCGGCAAACACCTCGGCGTCGGCGTTACCAGCATTTACTGGTACTTCCGCAAGAAGGACGACCTGCTCAATGCGATGACCGACCGCGCCCTGAGCAAGTATGTGTTCGCCACCCCCTATGTCGAAGCCAGCGACTGGCGAGAAACCCTGCGGAACCACGCGCGCTCGATGCGTAAGACGTTTATGGGCAACCCAATTCTGTGCGACCTGATTTTGATTCGCGCCGCGCTGAGTCCAAAGGCTGCCAAATTGGGCGCTTTGGAGATGGAGAAGGCGATCTCGAATCTGGTCGAGGCCGGCCTCACGCCCGAAGATGCCTTCGACACGTATTCGGCGGTTTCGGTCCACGTCCGCGGTTCGGTGGTATTGCAGCGGCTGTACGAAAAGAATCAGTCCTCCGACGTCGGTCCACGCGCCATCGAGGATGCGGTCGCCATCGACCCCGAAAAAACTCCGCTGCTCGCCCAGGTGAGCCGGATAGGTCACCGGATCGGCGCGCCGGACGAAACCAATTTCGAGTACGGACTCAACTGCATCCTCGACCACGCCAGCCGGTTGATCGACGAGGGCTCAAAAACCGCCAAGTCGACGACATCCCGGCCACGCAAGGCCACGAAGTCCTCCGCTGGAAGCGGGCGGACCAAGGCGACTGCGGACCGGTAG